TTGCTGCCGCCAGATCGATATTATCCACCCCGACGCCGGCCCGGCCAATGACCTTCAGCTTCCGCCCCGCCTCGATTATCCGTTTGGTCACCTGGGTGCCACTGCGGACCAAAAGGCCGTCATAATCACCGATGATCTCCACCAATTCATCTTCCGAAAGATCTAGCCGCTCATCGACGGCAATACCCGCTTCCAGGAGTTTGTCGATACCCTCTTTGCTCAGTTTGTCGCTGACCAAAACCTTCATGATACCAACACCTCCTGGGCAGCCCGGACTCCCGCACCAAGGGGAATGTCACAACCCACTTTGACCAAAGCCACTTCCATGGTGGCGATCACACCTAACATATCCACAGGAGTCCATTGCCCCATGTGACCGATCCGGAAGATCTTGCCTTTCAGGTGGTCCTGGCCACCGGCCACCACCACGCCAAAATCCTTGTTCAAGACCTTACGGTAGTTCTCCACATCAAACTTACCTTCACCCAACACCGCGGTTACCGTGGGTGAAGCATAGGCCTCATCCTTCACAAACAGCTCCAGTCCCAAGGCGGTAAAAGCATCCCTGGTCATCTTCTGCATCACCCGGTGCCGTTTCAAGACATTGGCTAAGCCCTCCACCTCAATCTGATCTAACGCCGTCTCCAACCCAAAGATCAACTGTACGTTGGGTGTGAAGGGCGTCTGACCTTTGGGGAGCCCCTTCCGGTAGGCGCGAAGATCGAAATAATACCGGGGTGAGGTGTTCTTTTCAATAACCTCCCAGGCCCGCTGGCTGCAGGCAATGAAAGCCAGACCCGGCGGCAGCATTAAACATTTCTGAGAACCGGTAACCACGATATCTACACCCCAGGCGTCCATCGCAAATTCCACACCGCCCAGGGAACTGACTGCGTCCACCACCAGCAAAGCAGAGGAATTGCCCCGGGCCTTGCTGATACCGGGAATGTCATTAAGTACGGTGGAAGAAGTCTCGTTTTGGGTCGCGAAAATCACCTTGATATCCGGATGTTTCTCCAGATAATTAGCAATCACCTGGGGATCCGCCGGGGTGGACCAATCATAGCTGTAGGCGATGACCTCCGCCCCATAGCTTTGGGCTAGTTCCGCCCACCGTTCGCCAAACTTGCCGCCGACACAGACCAGGACCTTATCCCCGGCGGAAACCGTATTGGCCACCGCCGCTTCCATGGCCGCCGTTCCGGAGCCGGTAATCACCATCACGTCTTCCTCGGTGCCAAACAAAGGTTTCAACCGGGCCGCAACCTCGGAGAACAACGCCATGAAATCGCTGCTCCGATGCCCGATCATGGGTCTTGCCATGGCCCGCATCACCCGGGAAGGTACAGGGCTCGGGCCGGGGATCAACAGTGCTTTCTTCTCGTCGTACATGATCATCACCTCGATAGCAGTTTCCACCGCAGTCCCGGCTTGGGGGGACCGGAAGGCTGCGGATGTACTCTTCCTTAGTCTTCTTTCTTGATCCAGGGCATCATGCTGCGGAGCGTCTTGCCCACCTGCTCAATCAAGTGGTTCTGCTCCCGTTTGCGGATGGCGTTGAAGACGGGCCGGTTGGCCTGGTTCTCCAGCAACCATTCCTTGGCAAACTCACCGTTTTGGATCCGCGCCAGCACACGTTTCATCTCCTGGCGGGTCTCCTCGGTGATAATCTTCTTTCCAACGGTGACATCACCATATTCGGCAGTGTCACTGATGGAGTAGCGCATATGGGAAATGCCACCCTCGTAGATCAGGTCCACGATGAGCTTGATCTCGTGCAGGCATTCGAAGTAGGCAATCTCAGGCGCGTATCCTGCTTCCACTAGGGTATCAAAGCCCGCCCGGATGAGCTCCGTGAGCCCACCGCACAGCACTACCTGCTCACCAAACAGGTCCGTCTCCGTCTCCTCGGCAAAGGTGGTCTCGATCACCCCGGCCCGGGTACAGCCGATACCCTTCGCGTAGGCCAAGCCCAGATCCCGGGCGTTGCCGGTGGCATCCTGGTGGATGGCAATAAGCCCAGGAACCCCTTTGCCCTCCACATACATCCGGCGGACCAGATGACCAGGGCTCTTTGGGGCCACCATGAAGACGTCCACATCCTTCGGCGGCACGATTTGCCCGAAGTGAATATTGAAGCCGTGGGAAAAGACAAGGGCCTTCCCTGGGGTCAGGTGCTTTTCAATGGAGGTTTTGTATACCTTCGCCGCGACCTCGTCGGGCACCAACATCTGGATCACATCGGCCTGTTGGGCCGCTTCCTCGGCACTCACCGGCGTGAACCCGTCGGCCACTGCCCGCTGATAGTTTGCACTGCCGGGCCGGTTGGAAACGATGACGTTGACACCGCTATCCCGTAGGTTTTGGGCCTGGGCATGCCCTTGGCTGCCGTACCCAATTACCGCCACGGTTTTTCCCTTCAGTGCATCGAGATTTGCATCATGATCGTAATAAATCTTTACTCCCATCTGTCTTACCCCTTTCTGGCTTGTATGCTCTATAGACTTTCCTGCTCAGCTGCCTCGGGACATGGCAATGCGCCCGGTTCTGACCATCTCCTTAATCCCGTAGGGCCGGAGCATGTTCACCATGGCATCAATTTTGTCGGCATCGCCGGTGACCTCGATGACCAGGGACTTAGGATGCACATCCACGATCTGGGCCCGGAAGATGTTCACCACTTCTAAAATCTCCGAACGGTTAGCGGAGGTAGCCGTCACCTTCACCAAGGCCAATTCTCGGGCCACCACCTGATCACTGGTGATATCGCTGATCTTAATCACGTCCACCAACTTGTGCAGTTGCTTACTCACCTGCTCGATGATGTCCGCATCGCCTTCCACCACAATGGTCATGCGAGACACGTTGGGATCCTCGGTGATCCCCACGCTTAAGCTGTGGATATTGTAGCCCCGACGACTGAACAGTCCCGCCACCCGGGCCAAGACACCAGAACGATTGTGGACTAGTACTGCCAAGGTATGCTTCACGGCTATTCCCTCCCTAGACCAAGCATCTTATCGAGGGCTCCGCCCGCCGGCACCATGGGATAGACGTTAGCCCCCCGGCAGACCTGCACATCAATGACCACCGGTTCAGGCAAGGCCAGCATTTCCTCCAGCACCGGGCGGACCTCCTCCCGCTTGGTGATGCGTCGACCTTTAATGCCATAGGCGGCGGCAATCTGGACGAAGTCCGGGTTATCCCGGAGATCGATGTAGGAGTAGCGTTCCTTGTAGAACAACTGCTGCCATTGCCGCACCATGCCCAAACACCCATTGTTCAAGATGACCACCTTCACGGGAATCCGGTTACTGGCGACAGTCCCCAGCTCCTGGATGTTCATCTGAAAGCTTCCGTCCCCAGCGATATCGATCACCGTGCGATCGGGCCGTCCCACCTGGGCACCGATGGCCGCGGGGAAACCGTAACCCATGGTGCCAAGGCCCCCAGAACTGACGAAGCACCGGGGCTCGTCGAACCGGTAATACTGGGCCGCCCACATCTGATGCTGTCCCACCTCGGTGGCGATGATCGCTTGGCCCTTGGTGATCTCGTAAATCTGTTCCACCACGTACTGGGGTGCGATCTCATCGTCCCTCTCCTCATAGGCGAGGGGATAGTCCCGTTTCCACCCGGCGATCTTTTCAAACCACTCGGTCCGCTCCACATGCTGAACCCGCTCCACCAAGGAGGAAAGCACGTTCCTGGCATCACCCACGATGGG
This region of Bacillota bacterium genomic DNA includes:
- a CDS encoding alanine--glyoxylate aminotransferase family protein, which produces MYDEKKALLIPGPSPVPSRVMRAMARPMIGHRSSDFMALFSEVAARLKPLFGTEEDVMVITGSGTAAMEAAVANTVSAGDKVLVCVGGKFGERWAELAQSYGAEVIAYSYDWSTPADPQVIANYLEKHPDIKVIFATQNETSSTVLNDIPGISKARGNSSALLVVDAVSSLGGVEFAMDAWGVDIVVTGSQKCLMLPPGLAFIACSQRAWEVIEKNTSPRYYFDLRAYRKGLPKGQTPFTPNVQLIFGLETALDQIEVEGLANVLKRHRVMQKMTRDAFTALGLELFVKDEAYASPTVTAVLGEGKFDVENYRKVLNKDFGVVVAGGQDHLKGKIFRIGHMGQWTPVDMLGVIATMEVALVKVGCDIPLGAGVRAAQEVLVS
- the ilvC gene encoding ketol-acid reductoisomerase, whose protein sequence is MGVKIYYDHDANLDALKGKTVAVIGYGSQGHAQAQNLRDSGVNVIVSNRPGSANYQRAVADGFTPVSAEEAAQQADVIQMLVPDEVAAKVYKTSIEKHLTPGKALVFSHGFNIHFGQIVPPKDVDVFMVAPKSPGHLVRRMYVEGKGVPGLIAIHQDATGNARDLGLAYAKGIGCTRAGVIETTFAEETETDLFGEQVVLCGGLTELIRAGFDTLVEAGYAPEIAYFECLHEIKLIVDLIYEGGISHMRYSISDTAEYGDVTVGKKIITEETRQEMKRVLARIQNGEFAKEWLLENQANRPVFNAIRKREQNHLIEQVGKTLRSMMPWIKKED
- the ilvN gene encoding acetolactate synthase small subunit, with product MKHTLAVLVHNRSGVLARVAGLFSRRGYNIHSLSVGITEDPNVSRMTIVVEGDADIIEQVSKQLHKLVDVIKISDITSDQVVARELALVKVTATSANRSEILEVVNIFRAQIVDVHPKSLVIEVTGDADKIDAMVNMLRPYGIKEMVRTGRIAMSRGS